A window of the Methanosarcinales archaeon genome harbors these coding sequences:
- a CDS encoding PRC-barrel domain-containing protein, translating into MRAEVSTLFGLNVYTEKGVYIGKVNDVVLEPNESNISGLAVGKINPELFDVSSKGIILPFRWVIAVGDVILTRQFSTKIMKKSGEEEKDSD; encoded by the coding sequence ATGCGTGCAGAAGTATCAACTTTATTCGGATTGAACGTGTATACTGAAAAAGGCGTTTATATTGGCAAAGTCAATGATGTAGTTCTTGAACCAAACGAATCCAATATTTCGGGATTGGCTGTTGGAAAGATAAATCCGGAACTATTCGATGTTTCCAGCAAAGGCATTATTCTTCCATTTCGTTGGGTAATTGCAGTTGGAGATGTTATTCTTACAAGACAATTCTCCACTAAAATAATGAAAAAATCAGGTGAAGAAGAAAAAGATTCTGATTAA